The Thermocrinis ruber genome has a window encoding:
- a CDS encoding flagellar M-ring protein FliF C-terminal domain-containing protein, giving the protein MEEALGVGTVKVKVSADIDFTKREQKEEIYDPDMTAIVSQQKKKERTFGAVVGGVPGTGANVPPGTGAVQGAGGPLTSEKSETITNYEVSKKEVYTQDPLIKVRRLNVGVMIDSNLKGVDLEKVKQMVQASAGIDPNRGDVLSVVSVPFRKPEAEKPPISYAEYIKWVALLVFSLVSFIALFIALKKLKKKPAPTAYIPPIPTSVPSGLEELAGVEEIRIKAKEVASIEAISKLAKEEPQKVAKIIKAWLKSKG; this is encoded by the coding sequence ATCCGCAGACATAGACTTTACCAAGAGGGAACAAAAAGAAGAGATCTACGACCCGGACATGACGGCCATAGTCAGTCAGCAGAAGAAAAAGGAGAGAACATTTGGGGCGGTTGTTGGAGGAGTACCGGGTACGGGTGCCAATGTTCCACCGGGTACGGGTGCAGTGCAGGGTGCCGGAGGACCATTAACCTCAGAAAAGAGTGAAACCATAACCAACTACGAAGTTAGCAAGAAAGAGGTATATACCCAAGACCCTCTGATAAAGGTCAGAAGGTTGAACGTGGGTGTAATGATAGACAGCAACCTTAAAGGCGTAGATTTGGAAAAGGTAAAACAGATGGTTCAGGCATCCGCAGGCATAGACCCAAACAGGGGTGATGTACTGAGTGTGGTTTCTGTCCCCTTCAGGAAACCTGAGGCGGAAAAGCCACCCATTTCTTACGCAGAGTATATAAAGTGGGTTGCATTGCTTGTGTTTAGTTTGGTATCCTTTATAGCCCTTTTCATTGCCTTGAAGAAACTAAAGAAAAAGCCAGCCCCCACTGCTTACATACCACCCATTCCTACATCAGTTCCCTCTGGGCTTGAGGAATTGGCAGGGGTTGAAGAGATAAGGATAAAGGCAAAAGAAGTGGCAAGTATAGAAGCCATCTCCAAGTTGGCAAAGGAAGAACCCCAAAAGGTAGCCAAGATCATAAAAGCCTGGTTAAAGAGTAAAGGTTGA
- a CDS encoding flagellar motor switch protein FliM, giving the protein MDEQLLSQEEINLLLKTLGKEEKKQVKTDKEVQPFDVSALERIYAGRLPSLEFVFERWISGLKRGLVSVIVGVPTIIKESVGSVKFSELVSRLPFPSAVGYFNLHPFKGNFMIILDPKLIYMVVSNVFGGSAKPYKIEGKEFTKVEMRIIERMLRVMYAELEEAWRTVMNVQLIPIGIETNPAILMFARPKEKYIVLRLTVSLEGGDGYILLAIPQEGIEPYKEMLKGILERSPEDYEKLLKAILGVPLHISVKLGYTKITLGELYNLKVGDTITLDKPTREPVEIYVEGIKKFLGVLGHSKNKKAFKIIQDVQE; this is encoded by the coding sequence ATGGATGAACAACTTCTGTCCCAAGAGGAGATAAACCTACTACTAAAGACCCTTGGAAAGGAGGAGAAAAAACAGGTAAAAACTGACAAAGAGGTTCAGCCCTTTGACGTATCAGCTTTAGAGCGTATATACGCAGGAAGATTGCCAAGCTTGGAGTTTGTCTTTGAAAGATGGATCAGCGGTTTGAAGAGGGGGTTGGTTTCAGTGATAGTGGGTGTGCCAACAATAATAAAGGAGAGCGTAGGCTCTGTGAAATTCAGTGAACTTGTTTCAAGACTTCCCTTCCCATCTGCGGTGGGTTATTTCAACCTCCATCCTTTCAAAGGCAATTTTATGATCATCCTTGACCCGAAGCTAATATACATGGTCGTAAGCAATGTCTTTGGTGGTTCTGCCAAGCCTTACAAGATTGAGGGAAAGGAATTCACGAAGGTGGAGATGAGAATAATAGAAAGAATGCTTAGGGTTATGTATGCGGAGCTGGAAGAAGCCTGGCGAACTGTTATGAATGTGCAATTGATTCCCATAGGCATAGAAACAAACCCAGCTATACTCATGTTTGCAAGACCGAAAGAGAAATACATAGTTTTAAGACTTACGGTTAGTCTGGAAGGGGGAGACGGCTACATATTGCTTGCCATACCTCAGGAAGGAATAGAACCCTATAAGGAAATGCTAAAGGGTATCCTTGAAAGGAGTCCCGAGGATTATGAAAAGCTACTGAAGGCTATACTCGGAGTGCCTTTGCATATAAGTGTGAAACTTGGCTATACCAAAATCACCTTAGGAGAACTATACAACCTTAAAGTAGGAGATACAATAACCTTGGACAAGCCCACAAGAGAACCGGTGGAGATCTACGTGGAGGGGATTAAAAAGTTCTTGGGCGTGTTAGGCCATTCAAAGAACAAAAAAGCTTTTAAGATAATACAAGATGTCCAAGAATAA
- the polX gene encoding DNA polymerase/3'-5' exonuclease PolX → MSKNKEIAEIFSKMADIMEFLGENPYRINAYRRVAEVLSELGVDVEELVKTGKIYQIPGIGESSISKILEYLRTGKISKYEELKKQVPEDLLELLDVPGIGPKTLRLAYEKLHVRTKDDFLRAVRSGMLATLPGIREKKLQNIMRGLELYEKSKERMSLIEAYQLGERLLEHMKKVGELYQNIELAGSLRRKKETVGDIDLLVSADKRFWSTLHEHFTKFDEVQDVLLKGETKSSVILKNGKQADFRTVEPHQWGSALQYFTGSKEHNVRIRDIAKAKGLKLSEYGVFRADTEEWLGGRTEEEVYELLGMDCPPPELRENVGEVELALERKLPRLVEWEDIKGDFHMHTNWSDGLGSIEEMAETAYRLGLQYIVIGDHSPSARVAKGLDIQRYREQWKVIERLNSYYNKKGFYILRGCEVDILPDGSLDLPNEFLEEFDFVVASIHTRFGQDNTYRILRAIENPYVNLIGHPTGKAYGSREGYPLDMEQIINLAKETGTALELNTFRADLSPEMVRKCVEKGALVAIVTDAHAPSHLRYLKIGLGLARRGWAKKEDILNTRTVEEIKEFVRRKRYNR, encoded by the coding sequence ATGTCCAAGAATAAAGAGATCGCAGAAATATTCTCTAAGATGGCAGACATTATGGAATTTTTGGGGGAGAATCCTTACAGGATAAACGCTTACAGGAGGGTGGCGGAGGTCCTTTCTGAGTTAGGAGTGGATGTGGAGGAGTTGGTTAAAACTGGTAAGATATACCAGATACCCGGAATAGGAGAATCTTCTATAAGCAAAATATTGGAGTATCTAAGAACTGGGAAAATATCTAAATACGAGGAGCTGAAAAAGCAGGTGCCGGAGGATCTGCTTGAACTCCTTGATGTGCCTGGCATTGGTCCGAAAACCCTAAGGTTAGCCTACGAAAAGCTACATGTCAGAACTAAGGATGACTTTTTGAGGGCAGTCAGAAGTGGAATGCTTGCTACCTTGCCCGGTATAAGGGAGAAAAAATTACAGAACATAATGAGAGGGCTTGAACTGTATGAAAAGAGTAAAGAGCGTATGTCCCTTATAGAAGCTTATCAATTGGGCGAAAGGCTTTTGGAACATATGAAAAAAGTTGGGGAGCTTTACCAAAATATAGAACTGGCAGGAAGCCTAAGAAGGAAAAAGGAAACCGTTGGAGATATAGACCTCTTGGTTTCTGCGGATAAAAGGTTTTGGTCCACACTGCACGAGCACTTTACTAAATTTGATGAAGTTCAGGATGTTCTACTTAAAGGAGAAACAAAATCCAGTGTGATTTTAAAAAACGGAAAACAGGCGGATTTCAGGACTGTTGAACCCCATCAATGGGGCTCTGCCCTCCAATACTTCACTGGTTCAAAGGAGCACAATGTTAGGATAAGGGATATAGCAAAAGCTAAGGGATTAAAGTTGAGCGAATACGGCGTCTTTAGGGCAGACACAGAAGAGTGGTTGGGTGGAAGAACGGAAGAAGAGGTCTATGAACTTCTTGGTATGGATTGTCCTCCACCCGAGCTAAGGGAAAATGTGGGAGAGGTAGAGCTTGCCCTGGAGAGGAAGCTACCGAGGCTTGTGGAATGGGAAGACATAAAGGGTGATTTTCACATGCATACCAACTGGAGCGATGGGCTTGGTAGTATTGAGGAAATGGCGGAGACCGCCTACAGGCTGGGATTGCAGTACATCGTCATAGGAGACCATTCTCCCTCCGCAAGGGTAGCGAAGGGCTTAGACATACAAAGATACAGAGAACAGTGGAAGGTAATAGAGAGGTTAAACAGCTACTATAACAAGAAGGGCTTTTATATACTTAGGGGGTGCGAGGTGGATATACTTCCCGATGGCAGTTTGGACCTTCCCAATGAATTTTTAGAAGAGTTTGACTTTGTGGTAGCTTCCATACATACACGCTTTGGACAGGATAACACCTATAGAATTTTACGAGCAATAGAAAATCCCTATGTGAATTTAATAGGACATCCTACTGGGAAGGCTTACGGAAGCAGAGAGGGCTACCCTCTCGACATGGAACAGATAATAAACTTGGCAAAGGAGACAGGAACCGCGTTGGAGCTAAACACATTCAGGGCAGACCTCTCCCCAGAAATGGTTAGAAAGTGTGTTGAAAAGGGCGCGCTCGTTGCCATCGTAACCGACGCCCACGCACCGAGCCACCTAAGATATCTAAAGATTGGTTTAGGTTTGGCAAGAAGGGGATGGGCAAAGAAAGAGGACATTTTAAACACAAGAACTGTGGAGGAAATAAAGGAGTTTGTAAGGAGAAAAAGGTACAATAGATAA
- a CDS encoding TetR/AcrR family transcriptional regulator, whose product MPRHQNTKEKILESALKLFSEKGIRETTIKDIAKDVGITEGAIYRHFVSKDQIVSTLFSTYAERLYEELISVVEEKTLIENRFFKLVKTFLNFCFDNPQAFKFINLFHYLRAEEVKNFQNLPKDALMKFMDEGFKKGIIKVRRELALAMVVGTLERTFLLVEGGIIEREAGLEEELAEVLWKAITYQ is encoded by the coding sequence ATGCCACGCCATCAAAACACCAAAGAAAAAATTTTAGAATCCGCCCTCAAGCTGTTCTCGGAAAAGGGCATAAGGGAGACCACCATAAAGGATATTGCTAAAGATGTGGGCATAACAGAAGGTGCCATATACAGACACTTTGTTAGTAAAGATCAGATTGTTAGCACCCTCTTTTCCACGTATGCCGAAAGGCTGTATGAAGAGCTGATCTCGGTAGTTGAGGAAAAAACATTAATAGAAAACAGGTTTTTTAAGCTTGTGAAAACATTCTTAAACTTTTGCTTTGATAACCCACAAGCTTTTAAGTTCATAAACTTGTTCCACTATCTGAGGGCTGAGGAAGTAAAGAACTTTCAAAACCTCCCTAAAGACGCCCTGATGAAGTTCATGGATGAAGGTTTCAAGAAGGGAATTATCAAGGTCAGAAGGGAGTTGGCTTTAGCCATGGTGGTGGGCACTTTGGAAAGGACATTCCTTTTAGTGGAGGGTGGAATAATAGAAAGGGAGGCGGGCTTGGAGGAGGAGTTGGCAGAAGTCCTCTGGAAGGCAATTACTTACCAATAA
- a CDS encoding family 1 encapsulin nanocompartment shell protein, which translates to MDFLGRDQSPLTQEEWSALEEAVIRVAKNTLVCRRFMPVVGPIGAGHQVISYDVFLGVEPGSCEVRPGEEAQTCEPVRVGKRIHIVLPTIYKPFSISWRDLEYSRQFSLPIDTSTASAAAFATAVAEDTLIIHGNKKLGIEGLLTAEGRQSISMSDWDVMGNAFNDVSLGVAKLSESGFFGPYHLLLNPKDYFKLNRVYHNTGLLEIEQIKKIVSEVHTSPIVPEGKAILVSAGPQNMDIVVALDVSLAYVETTNMVHEFRVMEILAPRIKRPGAILVIGK; encoded by the coding sequence ATGGACTTTCTGGGTAGAGATCAATCACCCCTTACGCAGGAAGAGTGGTCCGCCTTAGAGGAGGCGGTTATAAGGGTAGCAAAAAATACATTAGTTTGCAGAAGGTTTATGCCTGTAGTTGGTCCAATAGGTGCAGGGCATCAGGTTATATCCTACGATGTGTTTCTTGGTGTGGAGCCCGGTAGCTGTGAGGTAAGACCCGGAGAGGAAGCCCAAACCTGCGAGCCAGTTAGGGTAGGTAAAAGAATACACATAGTTCTTCCTACCATCTACAAACCTTTTTCCATAAGCTGGAGGGACCTTGAATACAGCAGGCAGTTTAGCTTGCCCATAGATACATCCACCGCGTCCGCCGCAGCCTTTGCCACCGCAGTGGCAGAAGACACCCTTATAATACACGGCAACAAAAAGCTAGGCATAGAAGGGCTCTTGACGGCGGAGGGAAGGCAAAGCATCTCAATGAGCGATTGGGATGTGATGGGAAATGCCTTTAATGATGTTTCTTTGGGTGTGGCAAAGCTCAGTGAAAGCGGATTTTTTGGTCCATACCATCTTCTTTTGAACCCAAAGGATTACTTCAAGCTAAACCGCGTCTATCACAACACAGGGCTCCTTGAGATAGAGCAGATAAAGAAAATAGTCAGCGAAGTTCACACCTCCCCCATAGTGCCAGAGGGGAAGGCTATACTTGTCTCCGCTGGTCCTCAGAACATGGACATAGTGGTAGCCCTTGATGTGTCCCTTGCCTATGTGGAAACCACCAACATGGTTCATGAATTCAGGGTAATGGAGATTTTGGCACCAAGGATAAAAAGGCCAGGTGCTATACTCGTTATTGGTAAGTAA
- the tsaE gene encoding tRNA (adenosine(37)-N6)-threonylcarbamoyltransferase complex ATPase subunit type 1 TsaE, producing the protein MDEIFLKDEQETINFGKEFAKRLKGDEVICLLGDLGSGKTTFVKGLAEGLGIREGYQVRSPTFTIVNEYPTQRGRLIHIDLYRVEDFDVEQFVGEGIVVVEWARNLELCDCIIEFLFEGDGRRVVLKFNKKEVRYGLSG; encoded by the coding sequence ATGGATGAGATCTTTTTGAAGGACGAACAAGAGACTATAAACTTTGGAAAAGAGTTTGCCAAAAGGCTAAAGGGGGATGAAGTAATATGCCTACTTGGAGACCTGGGGTCGGGCAAAACCACTTTCGTAAAAGGTTTGGCAGAGGGTTTAGGAATAAGGGAGGGCTATCAGGTTAGAAGTCCCACCTTTACAATCGTCAATGAGTATCCCACCCAAAGGGGAAGGTTAATACACATAGACCTGTACAGGGTGGAGGACTTTGACGTGGAGCAGTTTGTGGGAGAAGGTATAGTGGTGGTGGAGTGGGCAAGGAACCTAGAGCTTTGCGATTGTATTATTGAGTTTCTGTTTGAAGGAGATGGAAGAAGGGTAGTGTTAAAATTTAACAAAAAGGAGGTGCGCTATGGACTTTCTGGGTAG
- a CDS encoding cation diffusion facilitator family transporter produces MSKEHWALIALLVNLLQSLAKFVGGVLSGSLSLIGEAVHSLSDSFASVITYISIKFSNKKNERFPYGLYKLENLASVVISFFLFLASYEIIKRAFSQRVEIKEEFWGIGAGVVVFSLLGSLSLSMLERWAGKRYNSPALIADSYHTLTDAFGSSLVLLSFVSAKLGYQLDRYFAMAVSLLILWTAISILKREFAVLLDVSADEKTLERIRQIILDFENIKEIKHLYVRSSGGRLFADITVAVEGWNFHHIHQTVDALEERLKREIPELEMVFIHYEPVGGMKPRVGVLLDEEQKVSSHFENTKYLAIFSDGKRELLKEISGDEREISQILAESGVNIVVCGWHPEDQTARLNLSRAGIFVWETEEKNPYIALSQIAKCIKECKDG; encoded by the coding sequence ATGAGCAAGGAACACTGGGCTTTAATCGCACTTTTGGTTAATCTACTGCAGTCTCTTGCCAAGTTTGTAGGTGGTGTTTTATCCGGTAGTTTGTCTCTGATCGGAGAAGCGGTTCATTCCCTCTCGGACTCCTTTGCCTCCGTGATCACATACATCTCCATAAAGTTCTCTAACAAAAAGAACGAGAGATTTCCCTACGGGCTTTACAAGCTGGAAAACTTAGCCTCTGTGGTGATCTCCTTCTTTTTATTTTTGGCAAGCTACGAGATAATAAAAAGGGCTTTTTCCCAAAGGGTGGAGATAAAGGAGGAGTTTTGGGGCATTGGTGCGGGGGTTGTGGTCTTTTCTCTCCTTGGCTCCCTTAGCCTTTCTATGCTGGAAAGGTGGGCGGGCAAAAGGTACAACTCTCCAGCCCTCATAGCGGACTCCTATCACACCCTAACGGATGCCTTTGGCTCCTCTTTGGTGCTTTTGAGCTTTGTAAGTGCTAAGCTTGGGTACCAGTTGGACAGATACTTTGCGATGGCTGTGAGCCTTTTGATCCTTTGGACTGCCATAAGCATACTCAAAAGGGAGTTTGCGGTGCTTTTGGATGTTTCTGCCGATGAAAAGACCTTAGAGAGAATAAGGCAGATCATACTGGATTTTGAAAACATAAAGGAAATAAAACATCTTTATGTTAGGTCCTCTGGCGGAAGGCTCTTTGCGGATATTACAGTAGCGGTAGAGGGTTGGAACTTCCATCACATCCATCAAACGGTGGATGCTTTGGAAGAAAGGCTAAAGAGGGAGATCCCTGAGTTGGAGATGGTCTTTATCCATTACGAGCCGGTGGGAGGAATGAAGCCAAGGGTGGGTGTGCTTTTGGACGAGGAGCAAAAGGTTTCTTCCCACTTTGAAAATACCAAATACTTGGCCATATTCTCCGACGGAAAGAGGGAGCTTTTAAAGGAGATCTCCGGCGATGAAAGGGAGATATCTCAAATATTGGCAGAAAGTGGAGTGAACATTGTAGTGTGCGGGTGGCATCCCGAAGATCAAACCGCCAGGCTTAACCTGAGCAGGGCGGGTATATTTGTGTGGGAAACAGAGGAAAAAAACCCATACATAGCCCTCTCTCAAATAGCCAAATGCATAAAGGAGTGTAAGGATGGATGA
- a CDS encoding TIGR01212 family radical SAM protein (This family includes YhcC from E. coli K-12, an uncharacterized radical SAM protein.) has translation MLKEKSTYYSLKDYLKEKYGKRVQKITVALPFTCPNIDGTKAVGGCTYCFSGTRPAHLSPSVPLKKQIEEGILRAKERYGKNILFFVYYQSYSNTYGERDYLKSIYDTALEFDEVVGIDVGTRPDCAPEWVLDLLESYTQKGLEVWVEYGLQSANFTTLRRINRAHGVSDFVDAVLRTKRRNLKVCAHVILGLPGEDEEDMLETGKLLCALPIDGVKIHPLHVIKGTKMAQQYLNGEFEVLSLQEYAKRAVDLIEILPPNVVIHRLTGEVEEDRLIAPDYCTYRKKSEVLQAIQREMESRGSYQGCKSPFNR, from the coding sequence ATGCTCAAGGAAAAGAGCACTTACTACTCCTTAAAGGACTATTTAAAGGAAAAGTACGGCAAAAGGGTTCAGAAGATCACCGTAGCCTTACCCTTCACTTGTCCTAACATAGACGGCACGAAGGCAGTGGGAGGTTGCACCTACTGTTTTTCTGGCACAAGACCCGCCCACCTCAGCCCCAGCGTACCACTGAAAAAACAGATAGAGGAGGGTATCCTCCGGGCAAAGGAAAGGTACGGCAAAAACATACTCTTTTTTGTTTATTATCAGTCCTACTCTAACACCTACGGAGAGAGGGATTACCTAAAGAGCATTTACGACACCGCCTTAGAGTTTGACGAGGTGGTAGGGATTGACGTGGGAACAAGACCCGATTGTGCCCCCGAGTGGGTGTTGGACCTTTTGGAAAGCTACACCCAAAAAGGTTTAGAGGTGTGGGTAGAGTATGGGCTTCAGTCTGCCAACTTTACTACCCTCAGAAGGATCAACAGGGCGCACGGAGTTTCGGACTTTGTGGATGCGGTCCTGAGGACCAAAAGGAGAAACCTAAAGGTCTGTGCCCACGTGATACTGGGACTTCCCGGAGAGGATGAGGAGGATATGTTAGAAACTGGAAAGCTCCTGTGCGCCCTACCCATAGACGGCGTTAAAATACACCCGCTCCATGTTATAAAAGGAACCAAGATGGCACAGCAGTATCTGAACGGAGAGTTTGAGGTTTTGAGCCTTCAGGAGTATGCAAAAAGGGCGGTGGACCTAATAGAGATCCTGCCTCCCAACGTGGTGATCCACAGGCTAACGGGAGAGGTGGAGGAGGACAGGCTCATCGCTCCAGATTATTGCACCTACAGGAAAAAATCGGAGGTCCTTCAGGCTATCCAAAGGGAAATGGAAAGTAGAGGTAGTTATCAGGGCTGTAAGTCTCCTTTCAACCGATGA
- a CDS encoding serine kinase → MRRINVAIAGLGRVGSQFLDALLSVSTDAVKVIAVAEPREELESVKKAKERGIAYYRDARDMLRSLEDAIDVLFDLTGDAIVKTELYEILSQTANKKTIIVPEPVAFLIWSLLNSKA, encoded by the coding sequence ATGCGCCGTATAAACGTAGCCATTGCAGGCTTAGGTAGGGTGGGAAGTCAATTTCTTGATGCCCTCCTCAGCGTTAGCACGGACGCGGTAAAGGTTATAGCGGTAGCGGAGCCAAGGGAAGAGCTAGAAAGTGTTAAAAAAGCAAAGGAGAGGGGAATAGCCTACTACAGGGATGCCAGAGATATGCTGAGGTCCCTTGAGGATGCCATAGATGTCCTTTTTGACTTGACAGGGGATGCAATAGTTAAGACGGAGCTATACGAGATCTTAAGTCAAACCGCCAACAAAAAAACCATAATAGTTCCCGAACCCGTAGCCTTCCTTATATGGAGCTTGCTTAACTCAAAGGCATAA
- a CDS encoding Fe-S-containing hydro-lyase codes for MIRIETPLTDETVERLRAGDRVLISGVIYTARDAAHKRMVEALQRGEPPPFDLKGQIIYYVGPTPPKPGQVIGSAGPTTAIRMDKYVEPLLKLGLKGMIGKGYRSPQVKELLVKYKAVYFAAVGGVAVLLAKAIKSSEVIAYEDLGTEAIRRLIVEDFPVIVANDIYGGDIFEEGRRRFARIDL; via the coding sequence ATGATAAGAATTGAAACGCCTTTAACAGATGAAACCGTAGAACGCCTAAGGGCGGGGGACAGGGTACTCATAAGCGGTGTTATATACACTGCCCGGGATGCGGCACACAAGAGAATGGTAGAAGCACTGCAGAGGGGAGAGCCACCACCCTTTGACCTAAAGGGACAGATCATATACTATGTGGGACCTACTCCACCAAAGCCCGGACAGGTAATAGGCTCTGCTGGACCCACCACCGCCATAAGGATGGACAAGTACGTGGAACCTCTTCTAAAACTGGGTCTAAAGGGCATGATAGGTAAAGGTTATAGAAGTCCTCAGGTGAAGGAGCTTTTGGTTAAATATAAGGCGGTTTATTTTGCGGCGGTGGGCGGAGTGGCAGTCCTTTTGGCAAAGGCAATAAAATCCTCCGAGGTAATAGCCTATGAGGACCTTGGCACGGAAGCCATAAGAAGGCTTATTGTGGAAGATTTCCCTGTAATAGTTGCCAACGACATCTACGGCGGGGATATCTTTGAAGAGGGCAGAAGGAGGTTCGCAAGGATAGACCTATGA
- a CDS encoding NAD(P)/FAD-dependent oxidoreductase, with protein MKQLAIIGGGPAGISASIYAARKKMDFVLITKEVGGQVIKAGNIENYLGYAMVDGIILVEKMMEHMRKLEVEPILDEVVDVERLSEGFEVRTASGQSFKTKTVLFCTGSEHRRLNVPGEKEYTGRGISYCYTCDAPFFKNKKVAVVGGGNSGFEAAEQLLNYASTIYLLEISDQFRADEVLREKVLGNEKVIPLLRHRVVSAEGDGMFLKAIVVEDLEKGKTYRLDVEGLFVEIGLEPNTKLAQKLGVLLNSRGEIIIDCNNRTSERGVYAAGDCTNIFAKQIITAAGDGAKALLSIYHDLTYGVSSWI; from the coding sequence ATGAAGCAACTGGCCATAATAGGCGGAGGTCCTGCGGGCATTTCTGCTTCAATATACGCAGCACGGAAGAAGATGGACTTCGTACTGATCACCAAAGAGGTGGGAGGGCAGGTGATAAAGGCGGGCAACATTGAAAACTACTTGGGCTACGCTATGGTAGATGGCATCATCCTTGTGGAAAAGATGATGGAGCACATGAGAAAGTTGGAAGTGGAACCCATATTGGACGAGGTGGTGGATGTGGAAAGGCTATCCGAGGGCTTTGAAGTGAGAACTGCGTCTGGACAATCTTTCAAGACAAAAACCGTACTCTTTTGCACGGGTTCAGAGCACAGAAGGCTAAACGTGCCCGGAGAGAAGGAATACACCGGTAGGGGTATATCCTACTGCTACACCTGTGATGCGCCCTTCTTCAAGAACAAAAAGGTGGCTGTGGTAGGTGGAGGGAACTCGGGCTTTGAGGCGGCAGAGCAGTTGTTAAATTATGCAAGTACCATCTACCTTTTGGAGATCTCCGACCAATTCAGGGCAGATGAGGTGCTGAGGGAAAAGGTGTTAGGGAACGAGAAGGTCATTCCTCTCCTCAGGCACAGGGTTGTGTCTGCGGAAGGGGATGGTATGTTTCTCAAGGCTATTGTGGTGGAAGACTTGGAAAAGGGCAAAACTTACCGGTTGGATGTGGAAGGGCTCTTTGTGGAAATAGGGCTGGAGCCTAACACCAAGCTGGCTCAAAAGCTGGGAGTATTACTTAACAGTAGGGGCGAGATCATAATAGACTGCAACAACAGAACCTCCGAGAGGGGTGTCTATGCGGCGGGAGATTGCACAAACATATTTGCGAAACAGATCATTACCGCCGCAGGGGATGGGGCAAAGGCTCTACTTTCTATATACCACGACCTTACCTACGGCGTGAGCTCATGGATATAG
- the deoC gene encoding deoxyribose-phosphate aldolase: MDIARFIDHSILKPQTTEKDLEEQIKRCIELKVYAVCVHPYWVKRAVELAGGKLVVCAVVSFPFGMDTKEQKLFQCLESLERGAKELDIVMNFSALKSGHLPYVREELLAIGRNTEGFVRKVIIEAGYLNEEEKKLAVELIAESGMEFVKTSTGFSFSGATEEDVKLLYSASKGRLKIKASGGIRTKEQALRFLSLGAERIGTSATFDILS, translated from the coding sequence ATGGATATAGCCAGGTTCATAGACCACTCCATACTCAAACCTCAAACCACCGAAAAGGATTTAGAAGAACAAATCAAAAGATGCATAGAGCTAAAGGTCTATGCGGTCTGCGTCCATCCTTACTGGGTAAAAAGGGCGGTAGAACTGGCGGGAGGGAAGTTGGTGGTGTGTGCGGTGGTTAGCTTTCCTTTTGGAATGGATACCAAAGAGCAAAAGCTGTTCCAGTGTTTGGAAAGCTTGGAAAGGGGTGCAAAGGAGCTGGACATTGTTATGAACTTCTCCGCCCTAAAAAGCGGTCATCTTCCCTATGTTAGGGAAGAGCTCCTTGCCATCGGCAGAAACACGGAGGGTTTTGTAAGGAAGGTAATAATTGAGGCGGGCTACCTTAACGAAGAGGAAAAGAAGCTTGCGGTGGAGCTTATAGCAGAAAGTGGCATGGAATTTGTAAAGACTTCCACAGGATTTTCTTTCTCCGGTGCCACAGAGGAGGATGTTAAACTGCTTTATTCTGCCTCAAAGGGTAGGCTAAAGATCAAGGCGTCCGGTGGTATAAGAACCAAGGAACAGGCGCTTAGGTTCCTGTCCCTTGGTGCGGAACGCATAGGCACCAGCGCTACTTTTGATATTCTCAGTTAA
- a CDS encoding SCP2 sterol-binding domain-containing protein produces the protein MKKTILLSLVLVGSALSANVFMGPEYAKELCEVWNKTPRLMEELGKSESWMAVPERKIFLYREDCSPDKQIQLTIRNEGNKAVCVYGGPAKDKRGKDDFLMYAETKRWEEMGKGAYGPMKAMMLGRLKFEGPKGVAMKNMGPFEAFLTALGKPSYDASKCP, from the coding sequence ATGAAAAAGACAATTCTTCTTTCTTTAGTCTTAGTTGGTAGTGCCCTGTCCGCCAATGTTTTTATGGGTCCCGAGTATGCAAAGGAACTGTGCGAGGTTTGGAACAAGACGCCAAGGCTAATGGAGGAACTTGGGAAGAGCGAAAGCTGGATGGCGGTGCCGGAGAGAAAGATATTCCTGTATAGGGAAGACTGTTCGCCCGATAAGCAGATCCAACTTACCATAAGAAACGAAGGGAACAAGGCTGTATGCGTTTACGGAGGACCGGCGAAGGATAAGAGAGGCAAAGATGACTTTTTGATGTATGCAGAAACCAAAAGATGGGAAGAGATGGGGAAGGGAGCATATGGACCCATGAAGGCAATGATGCTCGGAAGGCTCAAGTTTGAAGGTCCCAAGGGTGTTGCCATGAAGAACATGGGACCCTTTGAAGCCTTTCTGACCGCCTTGGGCAAACCTTCTTACGACGCCAGCAAGTGCCCTTAA